Below is a window of Candidatus Nitrosotenuis uzonensis DNA.
TGGCACTAATACCCTTTCTTGCAGTGTTTAAGATTGCCAAGATTGCAATCAAGCTTGTAAAGACCATGAAAGCCTCCAAGTCTGGCTTTAAGGTATTTTACAAGGCAAAAAAAGCATCAAAGCATATTGATTAGCAGCAGCCTGGTGTCTCGCAGCATACAGTGGCCATCTTCTCTGAAGTCTCGACTATCTCGCTTATCATCCTTGAGATGTCTTTGTTTGCAATCGCATACATTGTCATCTTGCCTCTCTCACTGGCAGTTACAATGCCACACTCTTTTAGCAAGCGTAGGTGATGTGAGACTAGTGGCTGATCCTTTTTTAGCTTCATGACAAGATCGTTTACTGACATCTCGTTGTTTTTCTGCAATAGCTCCAGTATGTTAAAGCGCGTTTCCTCGCATATGCATTTGAGCAGGGTTATGCCATTCATATCAATAATAATTTATATCAATTGTAGTTTATAAGAGTTGTCGATGCCTTCGAAGAAAGTACTTTTTGTATGCGTGGAAAACGCAGGTAGGAGCCAGATGGCAGAAGGTTTTTTCAGAAAGTACTGTCCTTCAGGATACGAACCGCAGAGTGCTGGAACAAAGCCAATAGGGACAATAAATCCTCTTGCGGTGCAGGTAATGCGTGAGGCGGGGGTGGACATTACAAATCAGACTCCAAAGACTATCTCAAATTCAATGATAGAAGAGGCTTTCCAGATAGTCAACATGGGCTGCATGGACAAAGAATCATGTCCTGCCCTGTTTGTCAGGGGAATTGTAGACTGGTCCATTCCGGATCCAAAGGGAAAGACAATCGATGAGGTGAGGAAAATTCGTGATGATATAGAAAGGAGAGTGCGCGATCTTTGCAAAACCTTGGAATGAAAGGATTGTCAATAAATCAGAAGATCTTTTTTGCCGAGCTTATCGGCACTTTTGTCGTTGTGGTGTGCGCAACTGGATCTGTGGTGGCCAATGTAAAGTCTGGCGGAACGATCGGGTTGTGGTTTGAGGCCTTTGCCCCATTTGTAGCCGTGGCATTAATGGTTTATGCATTTGGAAGGATATCTCTTGCCCATTTTAACCCAGCTGTAACTGTATCGTATTTTATATCAAAACACATCACAAAGCGACAATTCTTCATCTATCTTACAGCTGAAGCAATAGGGGCTGTTCTGGCCACACTATTTGTAAAAAATGTGATTGGCACCGAAGGTAATCTAGGTGCCAACGCACCGAACTATTCATTTCCGATTCCTATGATATTCGGAATAGAGGTTCTTGCAAGTCTTCTTTTAATGGCCGTGATAATGTGTGTAGTTCACACAAAGGGATTGCGGGGATTTAGCGGAATCGCAATAGGTGGAATAATCGGCCTTGACATATTCTTTTTATCGTTCATTTCAGGTGCATCCATGAATCCTATACGAGCTCTCACACCGGCTTTATTTTCTGGCGTGCTAGGTGATTTGTGGCTGTATTGGAGCGCAACGTTTGTAGGTACATCTATAGTCGGATTTATCTACAGACGCAAATTTGTTCGCAAATAGTCAGTCGAATTTTTCTGGCCTGAGAACTTTGACATCAGACACATAGAGCACTATGGCGTAATCTGAAAACAAAGTTCTGGCAATTTCTTCTGTAACGTCTTGAAGCTTATTCTGGGGAAGTATTACCTCGATTTTCACATTCTTTTCATTTTGCAATCCTTTGCCTCGTATTCCCTTATCGCCGTTTCCTTCTGCTTCCCATACAGTGTACCCAGATACCTGATGTTTTCCAAGTATCTCAATTACGTTCTTTTGTGCTAGAATCTCACATGTCACACTGAGTAGTTTTACATCGTAAAGCTTCATCACAGATCATGACTCCAATAACCGAATAAGTCTGTTGCCGGCCAGTCGTGAATTATGGTGGATATAGTCAGCATTACAGGCAGTAATATGATAATGTTATACGGAAAAGTAATTCCCAGAGCGGATGTAATGTATAGACTGGGTTTTGCTTGCGGTATGGCAGTCCTAAGCACTGCAGGAGCTGCAATAAAGGAGGCACTAGCAAGAAGAAGCCCAAACATTACTGTGCCGCCAACACTAAGGCCTAGATATGTAGCCACAAAAACTCCGATTATGCCGTTTAGTGTTGGGATTGCAAGTGAAAACCCTATCAGAAAAACCCCTACCTTTTTTACATCATCAAGACGATGTCCTGCAATTATTCCCATCTCTATCAGAAATATGACGATGGCTCCCACAAACAGATCCTCAAAAAGGAGCTTTATCGGCGCAAACCCTTCCTTTCCTATGGTATATCCAATTATGATACTTCCAATCAGGATCACGACGGCCTTGCCTGTAATGGATTCTCGCAACACTTGGAAAAGCTTGGTTTTACTGGAATCAATTTCCAACATGCCTAGTCCATCGTTTTCAATCTCAGCGTTCTTTGCAAATGCCTGTTTTTTTGCTAGCATTTGCTTTGATACTACCATATTTGTCATGAATATTGCAAGTATGAATGCAAGGGGTTCAAGCACAGCTAATATGGCTGCGATATATCCTTCAGATTCTATTCCCTGGTTTTTCAAAAATGAAAGGCCAACAGAGAATGTTACCGCGCCGACAGCACCATATGTTGATGCAAGTGCATACGAGTCAAACACGTTGAACTTTCCCAACCGGCGGAGTATCTGATAGTGATTGAGCGTCATGAGCAAAGACAGTACTATTGCAACCAACATGGGGATCATCATACTTTCAAATCCTGTTTTCCTCATCTCAATTCCGCCATGAAGCCCAATTGCGGCAAGTAGGTATATGGGTAGAAACTCTGATATTGCCTCCGGAATTTTCAGATCCGATTTTATCCGCGCAGCTACTATACCCAAAATGAAAAATAGCACAATAGGGGTTAGAATATTGTCTTGAATTAGGCCTAATATGTCCATTAAATCAGCTCAGAAAATTTTATGGTGTTATAGCATATGTTACACAAAAAGAATCAATCTGTCTTACAATTAACACACAGAACATTTTTTCAATCGTTATAAATATGTGCTTGTCACTATGGTTTTTCTACATTATAAATTTTGAAAATTTGTCCAATCTACCTTAAGTGTCAATCGTTGTTTAATTTCATGAATGTGCAAATGATCTTATTCGTTATCTTTACAATTTCTATTTTGTTTATCATCACTGATGTGATTTATGTAGAATCTGAACAAATACAATCAGATGCAATGTGGGGATTCGGCGAAAATCTCAAGACAGGAGACCGATTTTCATATCGCATTTGTGAGTATTCTTTACATATTCCGGAATTGCCAGAGCCATGCTATGATATAACTATGCATTTCTTACATCTGCTACCGACGACACATGGAAATACATGGATAGTTGCTACTGAGATTTTTCACGCTCAAAAACAAATCAACACTGTCTTTCATATTGATGCAGACTCGTTTGAAATTACTTCCGAGGGAGCTACTATTCAATATGCCAGCTCGCTTGAGAGGACCTTGGAATGGATAAAAAAATACGCCCATAAGATGCGGCCACAATCCCTTGCAGTGGGTAAATCGTGGGGGGTTGTGGCAACAGATGCCGGCTCACCTATAACTTTGATGGTGAGCCAGACGGATTTTATGACCACCCAAAATGATGATTTTGTTGCCTACAAGATAGGCTATGAATTAACAAAGGAAAGCCATGTCTACGTAAAAGATGGGTTCCCATTTCCACTGGAAATGGCAATATACAAGCCAGTTTCAGGCCAACTTCAGCCCTTGATGTTTACGGCGACCTTGATTTCTCATTCCGTCTCACATGTTTTCTGTGATCCACCGACCTCAGTACCAAAAATACCGTCGTATTTTGGAGCTAAAATTGAACTTGACAAGGACAATTTATCAGACCAGAACAAACCGCATTCATATCACAAGACATCAGAACAAGGCAACAGTTTACCATCAGAATCAAAGACAACTGATGCGCCTGATATCGAGGACTCCGTTGGTTCTAATGTAATATCCTATGCAAAATTTCTAGAGATTATCAAAAATATGACCGGACAGAATATTGGTGATGATATACATTCCAGCAACAAGACGATAGTAGGTAATGTTACCGGTACTGTCTCAAAAGTTGCGGAAAATAACACAATAAACGTGCATTAGCATGTATATGTAATATAAAAAAGAAAGAAAGGGGTTAGTTTCGTGGTTTCCAGCTGCTTATCCAAGAGTTGATAATGTTCTGATTCAGCTCTGCAAATGCATTTGAGTTCTGGTTGACAGTCTTGATGTTCTGGATTGTTGCATCAAATGCTGTCTGTATGACCTTGCTGTTTGTCTCAACTGCTTTTACAAAGGCATCGGTAGTCTCTGAAATTACTGCAACTGTTGTCTCTGGAATCGATGTGTTCACGCCAGCCTTGTTTGCATAGTTTTGCGAAATCGAGGTTGCAGTGTGCACAAAGTTGCTCCAGGCAGAGAACATCTCCTGACTCAGATTTGTGTACGATTGCAGTGACTGTGTTGCTGTTTTCTCAAAGGTACTTTTTACTTTATCAAAACTCTTGGCATAGACTGAAAATACGTCTTTTTGATTTTCGTTTGTTGCCATTTTGTTTTTCACCTTTTGTTTGGAATGGAATGTAGCCTTGCCCTTTTTCTGAGTGAGGTTTTTTATTCCATTCATTGGTTTTATACACCAATGGATGGTATTTAAGGATTTGGTTTTAATTGGTAATAGTTGGTTATCAACACCATACTTATTTAGAGCCATGCCTGAGAACATGCGTGAAGATAACCACTGTTAATCCTGCAACAGAGCAGCCTATTCAGACATATTCTCAG
It encodes the following:
- a CDS encoding ArsR/SmtB family transcription factor, producing MNGITLLKCICEETRFNILELLQKNNEMSVNDLVMKLKKDQPLVSHHLRLLKECGIVTASERGKMTMYAIANKDISRMISEIVETSEKMATVCCETPGCC
- a CDS encoding arsenate reductase ArsC, with the protein product MPSKKVLFVCVENAGRSQMAEGFFRKYCPSGYEPQSAGTKPIGTINPLAVQVMREAGVDITNQTPKTISNSMIEEAFQIVNMGCMDKESCPALFVRGIVDWSIPDPKGKTIDEVRKIRDDIERRVRDLCKTLE
- a CDS encoding MIP/aquaporin family protein translates to MKGLSINQKIFFAELIGTFVVVVCATGSVVANVKSGGTIGLWFEAFAPFVAVALMVYAFGRISLAHFNPAVTVSYFISKHITKRQFFIYLTAEAIGAVLATLFVKNVIGTEGNLGANAPNYSFPIPMIFGIEVLASLLLMAVIMCVVHTKGLRGFSGIAIGGIIGLDIFFLSFISGASMNPIRALTPALFSGVLGDLWLYWSATFVGTSIVGFIYRRKFVRK
- a CDS encoding P-II family nitrogen regulator; translated protein: MKLYDVKLLSVTCEILAQKNVIEILGKHQVSGYTVWEAEGNGDKGIRGKGLQNEKNVKIEVILPQNKLQDVTEEIARTLFSDYAIVLYVSDVKVLRPEKFD
- a CDS encoding sodium-dependent bicarbonate transport family permease, which codes for MDILGLIQDNILTPIVLFFILGIVAARIKSDLKIPEAISEFLPIYLLAAIGLHGGIEMRKTGFESMMIPMLVAIVLSLLMTLNHYQILRRLGKFNVFDSYALASTYGAVGAVTFSVGLSFLKNQGIESEGYIAAILAVLEPLAFILAIFMTNMVVSKQMLAKKQAFAKNAEIENDGLGMLEIDSSKTKLFQVLRESITGKAVVILIGSIIIGYTIGKEGFAPIKLLFEDLFVGAIVIFLIEMGIIAGHRLDDVKKVGVFLIGFSLAIPTLNGIIGVFVATYLGLSVGGTVMFGLLLASASFIAAPAVLRTAIPQAKPSLYITSALGITFPYNIIILLPVMLTISTIIHDWPATDLFGYWSHDL